From Hypanus sabinus isolate sHypSab1 chromosome 23, sHypSab1.hap1, whole genome shotgun sequence, a single genomic window includes:
- the LOC132380335 gene encoding small ribosomal subunit protein eS21-like — protein MQNDAGGFVDLYVPRKCSASNRIIGAKDHASIQINLAEVNKVTGRFNGQHKTHTICGAICRMSESDYCILRLAKNDGIAAKADNLFEPLSAPARRVTAINSLREEQEMP, from the exons ATGCAGAACGACGCAGGAGGATTTGTTGATCTTTATGTTCCACGCAAATGCTCTGCTAGCAACAGAATTATTGGTGCTAAGGACCATGCCTCTATTCAAATCAACCTTGCTGAGGTCAATAAAGTAACTGGGAGATTCAATGGGCAGCACAAAACCCATACCATCTGTGGAGCTATTTGTAGGATGAGTGAATCAGATTATTGTATCCTAAGGTTAGCAAAGAATGACGGGATTGCGGCCAAGGCTGAT AACCTGTTTGAGCCGTTAAGTGCTCCAGCTAGACGTGTAACGGCGATAAACAGCCTGCGGGAAGAACAGGAGATGCCgtga